attggctcaagtaaggtcgttCTCCATAGGGATTAATTTAAAAAGATCAAAGCGAAATCAATtatcaactaattaattaaaacaaagtttttaataacctaaattaagaaaaacgaatttaattaaaaaattacttaaaaactGCAACGttaaagaaggagaaagaaacaGTTTTTTAGAATTCCAAGTGAGAAAGTATTAAGGTTCTGCCGTCACCCTAACAATCCTATATAGTTCTTCTAATTACTTATGACttatacatgcatattttgaatgttaggttttcctaaaataTGCCCTACTTGGAACTTCCAACataaaacgtatatctaacatgcaacctgtTCGTGGCGTCCAGATCGAATGTGAATATGCaaaactcattaagttttgtgaaaaccttatgaaaaaccatataacccttaagacgtgtcgCTCATCCCAAGAAGTGTAATTAACCATAAGAAGCCAGACCAATTTCAGGGACAACCCtccaccaaaattgcatcaaattacttttctttaatggtggccaatcatcaagacaattagatagtttaaaccggtgattaataattcaaaacctgcatgcataatatcataagcaaattgaaaagaaactacatattcttgctaaggctcgtcgtctcgccctagcaaacggaaattagttacgaacaatcataaaactaaatattattaaaaacatgaatagaaaacaccttgaaaataaacttgaagcGTCAAAAGCTCTCTAAAGCCAAAGTGTGTGCGTTCTCCTCCTTATCTCCCTCttaaaccctaatggctaaaaagccttatttatactactgcaaaataaaaccctacctagaaaaggtcttagaataagatTAAGAAACCAAATCAATTGAAATAAATTAGGAAACATAATTCTAAATTAACTTGGAAATTCGCCCAAAATTCTTTACacccacgttttggacccatatcaGCTCCAAAATTGGCCCAAAATATCTGAGTTTAAAGCTTGGACTATTcagaacacttctccagaaggccacaaaCTCATCTGAgatcatcttgggctccaaaaactgcactaaagcccaaaaacaacacTTTCCAGCAACGTACACTGCTAATTCAGTATACTAAAAATTTATGGCACAACGAAGTCCAATATACTAAAAATTTGGTGTGGTAAGGGTACTAGATTTTTCCGTAACCTGCTAAactttttgggtggaaaaatgTACATATTACATATAGTAACTCCATGTGATAGAGCAAATTCAGTAGATGAATGATAACATAGAGATTGGATGGTATTGGTAGTAAAGTTGTTATGCAACACttttaaaatatgaaaatgcatcgagaaatattataatatgttgtatgtatgtatatatatatatatgaaaaccttaagaattaatatatatatatatatatatatatatgtgtgtgtgtgtgtgtgtgttttgtttaGTAAATTCTTGAATTGTTTTAATTTGAACGACCATATTCATTagttaaagaaaacaaaaaaagaatacCATTTCTCATTAAAATTGGAGGAGCCAACAGCcaataggaaaagaaaaatgcaGCGACATTTTTAAGCATAGAACATGGGTTAGGATATGGCAAACATGAGAAAGAAAAAGTAAAGCCCTTTAGAGCTTAAAAGGTCGGTCAACCCAAATTGGAGGTCGATTGGTCATCTGCATAAGGGTCATAATATCTTCTGGGTAAGGTTGCGAAAAGCTTTGATCCTTGACGTTGTACACACCAAAATCATAAGATTTCATGGGTTGGAAGAATCCTTGACTAATGTTGTCGTGGCAGAAGTATATGCAGTTGGGCTGACATCCTGAATATTTCGAAGCCACCAAAGCTATCGAAGAGTTATCACCAACGAAGAGAGCAACATCACCCAAGTCGTATATTTCAGACCACTCACACTTGTGAGACTTCATTTCAAAAATTCTGAGCTGATGAGTCATTCGTCTCCCATCTATAACATCACAATACCTTTCAACCATTAAAAATCTTTTCTCATTTAAATCCACAAGGTATCTCTTGGCTGGCACTTCTCCCGTGTAGCCGGCATCCAATATTACATTGCACTTGTACTGAGCACTAGTATCAAAAGCTACAAGATTGCGTCTTCCTTGATCAACGCCGTAAAATTCATCTTTAACACGAACAACATCTTCAATTATATGCCGACTATCGGCAACAAAAGTCCATGTTGTGTCTTTACCGGGTCTAATAAAAGCCAATTGACAGTATACCTCGCATATCACCACAACAATGTAATTGTCTGCACATAATACAGGGTCTGCTGAAAGTATAGCTTTGTAGGCAAAATAGTAGCTGATAGACGAATCCCAATTCTTCAATGGTGGAACACCGCCGATGAGTGGAGGAAGGCGAATGATggaattttctttgtttgtctTCCCTTTAACCCTAAAGAATGGATTAACCAGATATACTACAGAATCCTTGTCCACATATATCAACCATCCCTTTGAAGAGCCGCAGAATCGCACGTTAGGAACCTGTACGTGAAAATCAAGGACCATATTCTGCATGACATCGCACAACGACCATGTGCCTCTTTTTGCAGTCTGAATCAACAAGAGCACTGGAGTTGTCACCTTAGCACGCTGATTGTAGTTATCCTTTGCCACAGAATACCACCACTTACAAACAATGCTGAAATGCAAATAATCCTTTGGCGATTCCAATCTCTCCAAGACGGAATCTAAAAGGTGCTTATGCAAACTTTGCCAAACTACTGAAGCCATAGCTTCAACTTTCAAGCACGAATTTGCCTTgtctctctattttttttttctttttttcttttttctttttttgttgtgaGCAAAACACGTACCCCTCGTGTTTATTTATATACACTAAATTCTTTCCTTCCTGGTAGTGGTAACATCGTAAATTCGTAATCCCTCCCTGCAAGAGTAGGAGAAGATGATTTAAGGACTAGGAAAATAAATTACCCAATTCTCTAATGCTTGTTTCCCAAAACAAATAGGTCGGAGTACCAGGATTTCCTGTAACATTAAGGAAATTAATTACTCGCAAACAAAAGTTTTTTTCGAACTAAAGATACATTGCCGCTGCCTCTTATATAGCAAGGCATGCAACACAAAGCAGTAGAAATCACTCTCTTTATGACAGCTAATAGGTAATAAATAATGTCTCTTTCCCTCTATTAATCTTATTTAACTAAACTTTCCTTAATCTCTAACAAGTTAAGATAttcatagaattttttttatcgaaATGGAAAGATCAATTAACCCTTTTGTGTTTACTATGTCATACAATAAGCTTAAATCATTAGCGAGGAGAAGAGAAAGGAAACCAGGCTGGGACATTGTTAAGGAAGTAGCACTGAATGCCCCTTGCCGCTATTGGTTCTGGTGTTGCTGGTTTTGCTGAATATGTTGAGAGTTCTGATCATGCTAATATTGTTGGAAGAGCATTACATGGCCGGTGCTGGTAAGCGTAAGTACAACTCTGTATTGATGCTTACACTTTTCTGAAAATGGAGACTTCGTAAAAGTAGAGAGTTTATATTCTGTATGAGCTTTCAACAATTTATGATGGGGATCTAAGATAAAAGGAAGGAAACAACACTATCAGCAGCATAACGAGAAAAAATAAACACAGAAATTGAACTAGTTTCCAAACCAACATTAGGCAGAAAGTAGATTCAACATTAACAACCAGCACGAAACACACAATCGGATGTCTTCAAATCTAGCATTGAATTAGAATCAATTATTGCAATTGAGAAGTTGGCCCTAAAAAAGTGGCTAAGTGGAGGGCTACATTTGATCAGCGTGATGCCCCTTTGGCCAAATAATGGTTTGGTAGGCTCCACAGAATTATACCCCAGCTATCAATTTGAGATGAATTTTTGGCAAATCAGGTCATCGTTTGCCTTTTGGACAACCTTTAGCCCTCcccattggagatggcctaacttGTAACCAAACTACCCTTGAAAAAATGACATAAGCTTGTCAACCCTGAACCCACCAATTACTAGAGAGCCTAAACAAAACCAGTTCAATTGAGCTGAAAATTTAACAAAGTAAAACCGGAATAAAGAAATTATAAGCTAAATTCTTATCAGAGAGACAGATTTCAGACTAGTAACAAAATATTAACGAAATTAAACTAGTCAAACTCTTAAGCaagtagaaaaacaagaagatcGAGCAGCAGAGTCAAAATTTTGAAGACCAAGTAGAACAAAAAATCAGTGAGCTCTTTGCATTCCAGAGATCGATCGATCATAGCTTAATATACATAACCAAAACGAATAATCCTAACTAGCTGCAAAAATTTAAGCCAAAATACACGGCCGCAAATGACCTCAAGAATCGGGAGCTGTACAAGCGGAACGTTACCTTTTCGTCGACCAAAAATTTGCAGACAACTTTTAGAGAGAGTGAAACGGCAGACCTAAAActtaaggggtgtgctatccacatatcctattttacttctcacatatcttttgataatttttgtctgttgatcttcttaaattcattcgatccgaatgttaaaaattaaaaagatgtgtaagaagtaaaatagagtgtggatatcacaccccaaaacTTAAAAACATGAAGAGTGAAAACAGTAGTGTTTATATACATGGCTGCATTTGAAACTCTAGAAGAATATTATTCTTGCTCATATTCATCTATGCACATTTGTTCAAGCCTTGTTGTCAGTGTATGGTTGAGATGATTCTAGGTGAGTCTTGGGTGTGTTGATccataaagaaagaaagaaagaagccagGTTAACTTCTCTATCTATACTTGGCAAGTTATTTGGTAGCGTTACTCGGTAGGAGTAATGTTAGGtataccaaaattttaaatttaatttacaaactaaataattTATTACCAATATAAAGTAGGAAACCTTAAAAAAAACACTctcggtactattcattttaacaaaaaaccacatttttacactaaaaagtcaatcatgtactatttactttaccttctattttatctttatcattaaaactcaaagttttcaaaccattttcattagtttctttATAAAATAAGCACTCCAGCATATCTATTTCAACATTTAATCCCAATGTCTATATAAATTAGACAAACAACACCACCCCAACGTGCATCATAACCCTATTTCtttgggatttggatcctctcctgggCCCAAAGAGAGGATCTTTCCGTACCACCCAACCTCCAAGCCCTCCAAACCCTCACTATTCCCTTGGATAAAACGCAACGTCTACGACTACACCTTACCCGTCATCCTCTTCCTCTGCATCTGTTCCTACTTCTTCGGCCTCTGGCAAGTTGGCAACACGGCGACACCACCGCAGTCACCAAAACCGTCACCTCGCCAACCTTCAATCTCCCATGCAAATCCTCCAACGAAATCCAAACAACATCAATCACGTTACCCCTAGATTTCAACTCCCACCATAGCCCCAACTTCACCGCCACCACGTCCTCCCACTCCGCCGCCACAAACGAGTACCCGCGCTGCAACGCGAAATACAGCGAGTACACGCAATTAATAAACACTTGGGTAAATAATTCATTTTTAACTCGAATTTATAATGGTTATTTCTTAGAAGAAAATTGGTGACCGCATGTGAATTTTGACAATTTTCGATATAATATGACCTAAGGCGTGGattagaagaaattttttattgtgaccggAACACGAATAATAcattacgtgtttttatataagtggtgagaaattgtATTCTTTAAGttcttaactttttaacacacatatcctaccatttgtatagtgacacatggtgtaccacctcgtgtaccgtcacactgaaaaatttctcgtggATTAGGAATAATTTTATATTGATCACCTATTTGTATCATCTTTCTAATAGAGATAGGGTCTGCCAATACATGTGAATCTTATTTCCATTAAAGAAATGATACAAATAGGTAGTAAAAGTAgtattttgatgaatttgtggTAGTTGATGATTACAACTAAATAGGAAGGGGAGGGGCGATTTAATTTCCCAAAATAAGACATTCCCTCCCTcttaatttttttgctttttaaatttacaaattaaccCCAAAACTTGAGAAAGGAATCTCGCACGAATATCAAGTGCAAATATTTTACTATACATTGTTAACTATGCATATTTTGGTCAACCATGAAGGCTAAATTATTGGTTCCTCTATCCGAAATAAAACATTTCGATTTAAATAATTTCATCAAATCTTAATTACAGTGTTGATGATCTGTAGTTTACGACAAATCAATTTTTAAGAGAAAGATACGTGTTTGTATATCAAATGTCATGAtaacatatatattttacatagtCTAATTGTAACCTAATCGTAAcatcaaattatgacatcaagTTGATCATGTGTTATAATATTTTTCGAGAAATAATTTTCTGCACCTTATTTCAAAGTTGATCTCATGCCACAAATTTTTTCGAGAAACAATTTTTCACACCTTATTTCTCATTCTGCAcattgaaaataattttttttaatttttaacaaagTCAACGCCGTTGACTTGGACACATTCCACTTGGCAGCCATGCGATGTTAATTTATTGTTTCCTCTACGTGCATGCAATGCAGGTTGCAAGTTGGGGAGCGTACCCGCTGTCCCGCGACATCCTCACCATGTCGTTCGCGCCGAGGGACACGCACGTGTCGCAAGTCCAATTTGCTCTGGACCGAGGAGTGCCCGCCCTCATCGGAGTCATTGCGTCGAGCAGACTTCCTTACCCTTCTAGAGCCTTTGACATGGCCCATTGCTCTCGCTGCCTCATTCCTTGGGGCCAACACGGTAAACTTCATATCAACTCCAAAATTCACATTTGTTACCGGTAGTGGCGGATTCAGATTTTCAAGATCCGGGGGGTCCCAATAtaaaagttatatatatatatatatatatatatattggggcCAACATGGTAAACTTCATATCAGCTCTAAAATTCACATTTGTTACCGGTAGTGGCGGATTCAGATTTTCAagatcgggggggggggggggttccCAATATAAAAGCTTTATATATATGACTAATTTGGTTCTATATCATTATTTTCTACTGAATTTAGTTCATCGAATAAATCAAAATTAATCTCAAGGGTAATAAAACCAACAAATTCTCCTCAGCaactgttgaccctagaaattacaaagcctacgtggcgcgcaggccgaatatattctaagctaactacgtccttcggtgattgcggggcgtgccaactcgtcggccgaggctcggccgaggagtaaatttgatgatgctgcgttgggtcgcgctactgacttctgcgtcttgcgattgcggccgagaaaggaacgcgtctcggcctctcgggttctcgagcctgaagacaaggctgctatttcttacaaagttcacgaaccgaattcggcttacaatgtgccgaatgtaataactgtaacacctcacctcgccgagaaggctaatgagatgacctcgaccaacaaggattcgaaaacccttctcgaccgagacttggataggcaatcgaccgttctcgccgcagtgctgttgatgccaacggaagatactgcgagaccgaccgactctacggtgacagagctatctatgccgacttaagatatcaccggttgcttccacagtgctgttgatgccaacggaagatgtgtcagcgaaaaaagaaaagaaaaagatctcaagttgtgagagtttgcgcagggcaattttgtattgatgtttgtggggtcgcgctactgacttctgcgtcttgcgattgcggccgagaaaggaacgcgtctcggcctcttgggttctcgagcctgaagacaaggctgctatttcttacaaagttcacgaaccgaattcggcttacaatgtgccgaatgtaataactgtaacacctcacctcgccgagaaggctaatgagatgacctcgaccaacaaggattcgaaaacccttctcgaccgagacttggataggcaatcgaccgttctcgccgcagtgctgttgatgccaacggaagatactgcgagaccgaccgactctacggtgacagagctatctatgccgacttaagatatcaccggttgcttccacagtgctctGTATTTATAGGAGCAAATGTTGTGTGACGCGGCCAAATAATTTTGTAGAGTCCAAGTGTAACTCTATTTTGTGGAATTGACCTTGATCCCGTATCAAATATGACGCGCATATCCTTCAGATAAACCCTGATCCCGTATCAAATACGCCGCACATATCGTTCAGATAAATAAAGCCTACCTAGGCTTTATCACATCTCACTAGAGATCTAAACCACCTAGGCTTCTTATTAAAAAACATGAGAAACCTTTAAACCCATATTGCCATCACCATGCAAAACCATCATCTCCATTGTCGCATGCCACGTGCACAAAACCAATCCCAAAAAACCATGCATTAGGATAGAATCTCCATATTGCACAATTCTTTTGCAAATTACACGTTTTGGCATGTTTGGATTTATCCCTTATCACTTCATTATCTTTACATCCCATGCATGCATGTCCAGCAAAACAAACCAACCTGATTCAAAGCTCACTTCCCCATCACAACTCTACTTGCCTCCATCCCATTTATTTTGCATAAAAACCGAGATagcttattaaaaaaataattattacgattaaaaatcataatattatctcttaacaaTAATATCTAAACTTTCTTATCCAACGGTTGAGAACCATGCTTACTCAACGGCTTCGATTGCTTAGGCCGAtgtgtaaaatcgggtccaaacattgccccccagtttccGTGAGCTTCGGCTCgtaagccgaatggttaaggaaattaattgCTCGTAGCCAACAACACTTCGTTGTATTGCCGAAACAAATTTTGTCTATCGGCATTAAAATCACCTATGTTCTGCCAATGTCATAACCTCCCTCATTTCCTTTACACATATATGCCGAGGCTTATACATGAGGTGGTCGAGGCCGAGGCCTTTGTAAAGTGGCCGAGGTCAGGACCGAAACAGAATAAGACGTCGgcctgcctatatatataaaccCGTTTTACTCGGCCATATACAAATCATTCCTGACAGTGCAACAACACGATGAAACCACGTGGTCTTGATCAAAATCTCGTGGTATCGTCGAACAAGAGAAAAATTTCTCGGCAAACAAAAAGCACATCATGCTATTATGAACTCATAGTTGAGCAAGTGTGGCCgagaaggttttatggcatgatAATCCACCTTTGGCCGAGCTCGAcctgcttatatatatatatatatatactctcCACCGCATGGCATGAATTGATCTGCACCCATACATCCATTGAGGCCTGCATGCTCTGTCGTCCATGATACCCAAAGCCACATCCAGAAGGGTCTTGTCTTCCATCATTCAAAGGGATGTCAAAAATACTTTAAAGTCGAGCACGAGCAGCTTATCATCTCCATCTTCGACGACCCGAGTGTCAACAATCATGAAAAGAAGCATGATGGcgctgctatatatatatatatatatattaaacccAATGTCAGCAACGCAGCAAATAAACATTTCAGAAACTAGCATACTAGGCCGAGGTCGAGAAAAGGCAGGTTGAGAAAAATTAGAACGAGCTCGAGAAACATGGGGCCGAGAAAAAGGGAGCTCGGCCTGCCCATAATTCATCAATATGCTGCTGTctcctaatatatatatatatatatatatatatatatatatatatatatatatatatattaactatGCATTATTCCACCGTTTACCATTACCAATCTTTGAAAAGCCAACCTTTGAACAGTCAACTCCATCCACGCATGGCGTTGCGAGACCTTTATTTCAAATATGGGTACGGCACGACCTCTGAAAACCTTAAACAAACTTGTGTTCATCCAAATCTCCTCAACTTTTTTGTAGTTCTTTTATTCGGCCGACTCCAAAGCCAATCTCGTCGAGTGAAGATCGGGCTACGCGAAGGCCTAACTGCAAACGTCCGTCTTTTCTCGGCTTGACTAAAGAAACAACCTTTTAAGCCGAACACACCATATTTTGAATTGCCGCACCATCTTGTTACCCCCTTTATTTCCTTGAGCATCGGCTGATCagccgaatggttaagaaaTATATTCTTATTCATGATAGCTCGGCCTATTGAGAAAACTGGCAGCTCAGCAACGCCAATTATACCATCTTCTTAAGCATCGGCTGAATAGCCGAAtggtgaagaaaataaattcttattttttattctatttttttttttttttagcaaaagaAAACCAAAGTGGCCGAACCATAAAgtggaggaggccaacgatgctttattccaagcTGAGATCTGGTAATAacgaaattttgaaattgagtTCGCCTTGAGTCAAATAAAGAAttttctccaaatatttttgactTGGCGAAATATTTCCCACTTTCGGCTGCCGAATatgttgaacaattattatgccccccagGCATAATAATTTCGCCAATTTCGGCTTTTAACCCAAATAACTTGGCCGAATGGAATTTCTCTATATCGGCCTCATCACTAATAATCATATCGATTGGCGTGGTTTTTCTGGCTAGGCCTATGTCTCGGccttgttcgtcattggagcactTTTCTGGCGAATCATTTTTTGAGTCGATTTGTGGCTCAGAAACTTtaactttttcttctaggcctaccacactttcagtctcgaccgaaaaaataggtggcctagGTTTTTCTTCTTGGCCGACCATATTTTCAGCCTCGACCGAAAAAATAAGTGGCctttgttcttcggccaaattaacaattttcttaggccgaTGTCTGATTACGGCCGGAGCGAAAAATTGCCCCCCGGACTTTGGGcctaaccatttttcaaatggaattgatctgtaatcagaaacataaggaaaattttcttcatctaGCCAGGCATTAAATCGAGCCTTGTCTTCATTTACCCATTGCCCTTGTAGTATAACAGGAGCTTTCATTTTCAACATGCAAGCGAATGACTTTTGCATCTCTCTACGGCCACGAAGGACTTTTTCTGCTTCCAAAGATTTTTTACATTCctcattatgttttttcaattcctccaggagctcgtacaatcggctacgttgagccagattggaatcttgatatatcatatgaacttcgtagtatagcactggtcccactgggcgtgccaaaatgttgaccctagaaattacaaagcctacgtggcgcgcaggccgaatatattctaagctaactacgtccttcggtgattgcggggcgtgccaactcgtcggccgaggctcggccgaggagtaaatttgatgatgctgcgttgggtcgcgctactgacttctgcgtcttgcgattgcggccgagaaaggaacgcgtctcggcctcttgggttctcgagcctgaagacaaggctgctatttcttacaaagttcacgaaccgaattcggcttacaatgtgccgaatgtaataactgtaacacctcacctcgccgagaaggctaatgagatgacctcgaccaacaaggattcgaaaacccttctcgaccgagacttggataggcaatcgaccgttctcgccgcagtgctgttgatgccaacggaagatactgcgagaccgaccgactctacggtgacagagctatctatgccgacttaagatatcaccggttgcttccacagtgctctGTATTTATAGGAGCAAATGTTGTGTGACGCGGCCAAATAATTTTGTAGAGTCCAAGTGTAACTCTATTTTGTGGAATTGACCTTGATCCCGTATCAAATATGACGCGCATATCCTTCAGATAAACCCTGATCCCGTATCAAATACGCCGCACATATCGTTCAGATAAATAAAGCCTACCTAGGCTTTATCACATCTCACTAGAGATCTAAACCACCT
This region of Malus domestica chromosome 07, GDT2T_hap1 genomic DNA includes:
- the LOC103440115 gene encoding probable F-box protein At1g44080, encoding MASVVWQSLHKHLLDSVLERLESPKDYLHFSIVCKWWYSVAKDNYNQRAKVTTPVLLLIQTAKRGTWSLCDVMQNMVLDFHVQVPNVRFCGSSKGWLIYVDKDSVVYLVNPFFRVKGKTNKENSIIRLPPLIGGVPPLKNWDSSISYYFAYKAILSADPVLCADNYIVVVICEVYCQLAFIRPGKDTTWTFVADSRHIIEDVVRVKDEFYGVDQGRRNLVAFDTSAQYKCNVILDAGYTGEVPAKRYLVDLNEKRFLMVERYCDVIDGRRMTHQLRIFEMKSHKCEWSEIYDLGDVALFVGDNSSIALVASKYSGCQPNCIYFCHDNISQGFFQPMKSYDFGVYNVKDQSFSQPYPEDIMTLMQMTNRPPIWVDRPFKL